The Brachybacterium huguangmaarense genome contains a region encoding:
- a CDS encoding histidine phosphatase family protein, whose protein sequence is MSEPAGPGSSESAHPTARLGEGSRLLLARHGQTDHNRAGRMQGQIDIPLNAVGLGQARALARSLEASPPDVIVASPLRRAYVTATTVGEHLGLRVTTDDGLLERGFGQWEGLTGDEIRRGWPEEYEAWRERRNVAGVGMETRTEVARRVGAACRHHLGSHDGDTVLIVAHGAAITLGICDLLDLDPEGSRAISGLENCHRSVLDPLYGDPDGRLMRLMSHNLPPAFTR, encoded by the coding sequence GTGAGCGAGCCGGCGGGACCGGGATCCTCCGAGTCCGCGCATCCCACCGCCCGACTGGGGGAGGGGTCCCGGCTGCTGCTGGCCCGTCACGGTCAGACCGACCACAACCGGGCCGGTCGCATGCAGGGCCAGATCGACATCCCGCTCAACGCGGTCGGTCTCGGGCAGGCGCGGGCTCTCGCACGGTCCCTCGAGGCCTCGCCCCCCGACGTCATCGTCGCCTCGCCCCTGCGGCGGGCCTACGTGACGGCCACGACCGTCGGCGAGCACCTCGGCCTGCGGGTGACCACGGATGACGGTCTGCTCGAGCGGGGCTTCGGACAGTGGGAGGGGCTCACCGGCGACGAGATCCGCCGGGGCTGGCCCGAGGAGTACGAGGCCTGGCGCGAACGCCGGAACGTCGCCGGTGTGGGCATGGAGACCCGCACCGAGGTGGCGCGCCGGGTGGGCGCAGCGTGCCGTCACCACCTGGGGTCCCACGACGGCGACACCGTGCTGATCGTCGCCCACGGGGCCGCGATCACGCTCGGGATCTGCGATCTGCTGGACCTGGACCCCGAGGGCTCCCGCGCCATCTCGGGGCTCGAGAACTGCCACCGCAGCGTGCTCGATCCGCTGTACGGGGACCCCGACGGACGGCTCATGAGGCTGATGTCACACAACCTGCCACCGGCTTTCACCCGCTGA
- a CDS encoding IS110 family RNA-guided transposase, giving the protein MATATERYEHVVGIDTHARTHTYCIIESRTGAVVDTRSFPTTAPGMQRAVSWIRRRTHGTPVLAAVEGTSSYGAGITTALLTEGIEVAEIRPLYRRSRARTGKSDPLDAEAAARTALSTDAEKLAQPRRSGDRAALRVLLASRSLIDQQRTANKNALTALLRTTDVGIDARKPLTDVQISTIAAWRTGRDEPSQRVFREEARRLAKSIIEQTRSLQQNHQALSVLTETLAPGLQGIPGVGAVTGAILVASYSHHGRVRSEAAFAALGGIAPLPASSGNTSRHRLSRSGDRQLNRAVDVVVRTRMSYDPDTCAYVERRRAEGLSKREIRRCLKRYVCRSLFRELRTRMA; this is encoded by the coding sequence ATGGCCACCGCTACTGAACGCTACGAGCACGTCGTAGGGATCGATACCCACGCGCGCACTCACACCTATTGCATCATCGAATCCCGGACGGGAGCGGTGGTCGATACGAGATCGTTCCCGACTACTGCCCCCGGGATGCAGCGTGCGGTCTCCTGGATTCGACGAAGGACTCACGGGACGCCGGTGCTCGCTGCCGTGGAGGGTACTTCCTCGTACGGTGCCGGCATCACCACCGCCCTTCTGACCGAGGGGATCGAGGTGGCCGAGATCCGACCTCTCTACCGCCGTTCCCGAGCACGAACAGGCAAGTCAGACCCCCTGGATGCAGAAGCAGCCGCTCGAACGGCGCTTTCCACGGATGCCGAGAAACTTGCTCAGCCACGTCGCTCTGGTGACCGCGCGGCGCTCCGCGTGCTGCTGGCGAGCCGGTCACTGATCGATCAGCAGCGCACGGCCAACAAGAACGCACTCACAGCACTCCTGCGCACCACCGACGTCGGAATCGATGCGCGCAAACCGCTCACTGACGTGCAGATCTCCACCATCGCGGCCTGGCGGACCGGGCGAGATGAACCATCACAGCGAGTCTTCCGTGAGGAGGCACGAAGGCTGGCCAAGTCGATCATCGAGCAGACCCGGTCACTTCAGCAGAATCACCAGGCGCTGTCCGTGCTGACCGAGACTCTCGCCCCGGGCCTCCAGGGCATCCCGGGGGTCGGCGCGGTCACAGGAGCGATCTTGGTGGCGTCGTACTCACACCACGGACGGGTGCGCTCGGAAGCGGCTTTCGCCGCGCTCGGGGGCATTGCCCCGTTGCCGGCTTCCTCGGGCAACACCAGTCGCCACCGGCTCTCTCGCTCGGGCGACCGGCAACTCAATCGTGCCGTCGACGTCGTCGTCCGCACGCGGATGAGCTACGACCCCGACACCTGCGCATATGTTGAGCGTCGGCGCGCGGAAGGACTCTCCAAACGCGAGATCCGACGATGCCTCAAGCGATACGTCTGCCGGTCCCTCTTTCGGGAGCTTCGGACTCGGATGGCTTGA
- a CDS encoding HNH endonuclease — protein MTGELVAMDSRARAFPAPLEQMVRWRESTCASPWCNATVRHIDHVAPHAHGGATSYANAQGLCVRCNLLKDHAGWIVTPTRDDDGAPAVTWVSPGGATTTCHLTPLGPRGPDETHRDQEAAGARMNRGGVNPGDGTDDTGASRGCSDAGDEDGTESSSSPDP, from the coding sequence ATGACGGGTGAGCTGGTGGCGATGGACTCGCGCGCCAGGGCGTTCCCGGCGCCGTTGGAGCAGATGGTGCGGTGGAGGGAGTCGACGTGTGCGAGTCCGTGGTGCAACGCGACCGTCCGCCACATCGACCACGTCGCTCCACACGCTCACGGTGGAGCCACGTCTTATGCGAACGCGCAGGGACTCTGCGTCCGCTGCAACCTGCTCAAGGACCACGCCGGGTGGATCGTCACGCCGACCCGCGACGACGACGGTGCACCCGCCGTGACCTGGGTCAGCCCCGGCGGTGCGACCACCACCTGCCACCTCACACCACTCGGACCCCGCGGTCCTGACGAGACCCACAGAGACCAGGAGGCCGCCGGCGCGCGAATGAACCGTGGAGGCGTCAACCCCGGAGACGGCACCGACGACACCGGTGCTTCCCGAGGATGCAGCGACGCCGGCGACGAGGACGGCACCGAGAGCAGCTCATCGCCCGACCCCTAG
- a CDS encoding EamA family transporter yields MVIALLAGSGIWTWLISRHPAGLVAPFSLLVPVFGMSAAWALLGETVRRGELLGAGLIVAGVLIGATALPRLGRARAQVTTGPEVARAERAELEHEVV; encoded by the coding sequence GTGGTCATCGCTCTCCTGGCCGGCTCCGGGATCTGGACGTGGCTGATCTCGCGGCACCCCGCCGGCCTGGTCGCCCCGTTCTCGCTGCTGGTGCCGGTCTTCGGCATGTCCGCGGCCTGGGCGCTCCTGGGCGAGACCGTCCGTCGCGGCGAGCTGCTCGGGGCAGGCCTCATCGTGGCCGGGGTCCTGATCGGTGCGACCGCTCTTCCGCGGCTCGGGCGGGCTCGGGCGCAGGTGACGACGGGGCCCGAGGTCGCACGAGCTGAGCGCGCGGAGCTCGAGCACGAGGTGGTGTGA
- a CDS encoding LysR family transcriptional regulator: MRHLQLLRELAERGSVTAVAAATHRTVSAVSQQLRTAQRDAGMRLVEPHGRGVRLTEAGQLLAQGGAEVESALAVVQARWDAYRDDPGGRVGLIAFPSAAIWLFPPVLDAARSAGFDLHLTDLDPAESEFAGLTADADIVIGHSLHRARPLGTERLAVRELTAEPLDIAMSRAHPLAARPSVRAEDVADATWIGVPEGYPFDTVLTSIAAQVGRPLDVVQRMRDNRLIETLVASSGHLAVLPRFTTRANEEIALRPILDVDAHRFMSAIMRPDRDQRRAVRTVLAAITAAARAQDRGDVG; encoded by the coding sequence GTGCGCCATCTCCAGCTGCTGCGCGAACTGGCCGAGCGCGGCAGCGTCACGGCGGTCGCGGCGGCGACGCATCGCACCGTCTCCGCCGTCTCCCAGCAGCTGCGCACGGCCCAGCGCGATGCCGGCATGCGTCTGGTCGAGCCCCACGGGCGCGGAGTGCGGCTCACCGAGGCGGGACAGCTGCTCGCGCAGGGCGGCGCGGAGGTCGAGTCGGCGCTCGCGGTCGTCCAGGCCCGCTGGGACGCCTATCGGGACGACCCCGGTGGACGGGTCGGCCTGATCGCGTTCCCGAGCGCTGCGATCTGGCTGTTCCCGCCCGTGCTCGACGCGGCCCGGTCCGCCGGCTTCGACCTGCACCTGACGGATCTCGATCCCGCCGAGTCCGAGTTCGCGGGCCTCACGGCCGACGCCGACATCGTGATCGGGCACAGTCTCCACCGTGCCCGCCCCCTCGGCACCGAACGGCTCGCGGTGCGGGAGCTGACGGCCGAGCCGCTCGACATCGCGATGTCCCGTGCACATCCCCTGGCCGCACGGCCCAGCGTGCGCGCCGAGGACGTCGCCGACGCCACCTGGATCGGTGTTCCCGAGGGCTACCCCTTCGACACCGTGCTCACGTCGATCGCCGCCCAGGTGGGCAGACCGCTCGACGTGGTCCAGCGGATGCGGGACAACCGTCTGATCGAGACGCTCGTCGCCTCGAGCGGACACCTCGCCGTCCTCCCGCGCTTCACGACCCGCGCCAACGAGGAGATCGCGCTCCGGCCGATCCTCGACGTGGACGCGCATCGCTTCATGTCCGCGATCATGCGCCCGGACCGTGACCAGCGCCGCGCCGTCCGCACCGTGCTCGCCGCGATCACGGCGGCCGCGCGGGCCCAGGACCGCGGCGACGTGGGGTGA
- a CDS encoding RCC1 domain-containing protein → MRQQSTVVAAGRRHSVGVRRDGTVLAAGADGAGERRVGSWARVVAVAAGSVHTARNTGRSHTLGLRADGRVLATGWNDDGQCDVDGWRDVVAIAAGWRRSLGLLEDGRVLAAGRAADGACDVPAWRRIVAIAGGDWHTVGATDDGRAVAAGTGVRGQCAVEGWRDIVAVSAGHLHTVGLRADGRVVATGARQTGACEVDRWRDVVQVAAGSSHTIGLTATGRVLAVGDSSHGQCEVGAWEDVVAVAAGSAHTLGVRADGTVVSAGSTDDGRCDVGTWTDLRRPQCVRGTPGE, encoded by the coding sequence ATGCGTCAGCAGAGCACGGTCGTGGCGGCGGGGCGCCGCCACTCGGTCGGGGTGCGCCGCGACGGCACGGTGCTCGCGGCCGGCGCGGACGGCGCCGGGGAACGCCGGGTGGGCTCGTGGGCGCGGGTCGTCGCCGTTGCGGCGGGCTCCGTGCACACCGCGAGGAACACGGGCAGATCCCACACCCTCGGTCTGCGGGCCGACGGGCGCGTCCTGGCGACGGGATGGAACGACGACGGGCAGTGCGACGTCGACGGATGGCGCGATGTCGTCGCGATCGCGGCGGGCTGGCGCCGCTCCCTGGGCCTGCTCGAGGACGGGAGGGTGCTCGCGGCGGGGCGCGCCGCAGACGGCGCGTGCGACGTGCCCGCGTGGCGCCGCATCGTGGCGATCGCGGGCGGCGACTGGCACACCGTGGGAGCCACCGACGACGGCAGGGCGGTGGCGGCCGGCACCGGCGTGCGGGGGCAGTGCGCGGTGGAGGGATGGCGGGACATCGTCGCGGTCTCGGCCGGGCACCTCCACACGGTCGGTCTGCGCGCGGACGGCCGGGTGGTCGCCACGGGCGCCCGGCAGACGGGAGCGTGCGAGGTCGACCGGTGGCGCGACGTGGTCCAGGTCGCCGCGGGCAGCTCCCACACCATCGGCCTCACCGCGACGGGCCGGGTCCTCGCCGTCGGCGACTCGAGCCACGGGCAGTGCGAGGTCGGCGCCTGGGAGGACGTCGTCGCGGTCGCGGCCGGCTCCGCGCACACGCTCGGGGTGCGCGCCGACGGAACGGTCGTGAGCGCGGGGAGCACCGACGACGGGCGATGTGACGTGGGCACCTGGACGGACCTGAGGCGTCCGCAGTGTGTGCGGGGCACGCCCGGAGAGTGA
- a CDS encoding NYN domain-containing protein: MTDLHDPRVAVYLDFDNIVMSWYDRVHGRNAYSRDRQRIMDDVSEPEIAERLERATVDVGAIIDYAASFGSLMLTRAYADWSSPVNAEYRSQLVARAVDLVQLFPAAAYAKNGADIRLAVDTVEDMFRIPDLTHVVIVAGDSDYVPLAQRCRRLGRYVIGMGVAGSTARSLAAACDEFGSYETLPGVTAPEPAAKSRGRRGHGSAAKERTPEPVVESMETPGAGIEEAADDPQEQATRLLERALRLSDPGDAEWLHSSAVKTYMRRMDPSFSEKTLGFRSFSDFLKANDDIAELEETGHERLVRPRATGNEEQARATSRR; this comes from the coding sequence ATGACAGATCTGCACGACCCCCGCGTCGCCGTCTATCTCGACTTCGACAACATCGTCATGTCCTGGTACGACCGCGTCCACGGCCGCAACGCCTACAGCCGCGACCGCCAGCGCATCATGGACGACGTCAGCGAGCCCGAGATCGCCGAGCGGCTCGAACGGGCCACCGTCGACGTCGGCGCGATCATCGACTACGCCGCCTCCTTCGGCTCCCTCATGCTCACCCGCGCCTACGCCGACTGGTCCTCCCCGGTCAACGCCGAGTACCGCTCGCAGCTGGTCGCGCGCGCCGTCGACCTCGTCCAGCTGTTCCCGGCCGCCGCCTACGCGAAGAACGGCGCCGACATCCGCCTCGCGGTCGACACAGTCGAGGACATGTTCCGCATCCCCGACCTCACGCACGTCGTGATCGTCGCGGGCGACTCGGACTACGTGCCGCTCGCCCAGCGCTGCCGACGCCTCGGCCGGTACGTCATCGGCATGGGCGTCGCCGGCTCCACGGCGCGCTCCCTTGCCGCCGCGTGCGACGAGTTCGGCTCCTACGAGACCCTGCCGGGCGTCACCGCGCCCGAGCCGGCGGCCAAGTCCCGGGGGCGTCGCGGGCACGGCTCCGCCGCCAAGGAGCGGACCCCCGAGCCCGTCGTCGAGTCGATGGAGACGCCGGGCGCCGGCATCGAGGAGGCGGCCGACGACCCGCAGGAGCAGGCGACCCGTCTGCTCGAGCGGGCGCTGCGCCTGAGCGACCCGGGCGACGCCGAGTGGCTGCACAGCTCGGCGGTCAAGACGTACATGCGCCGCATGGACCCCTCGTTCAGCGAGAAGACCCTCGGCTTCCGCTCGTTCTCGGACTTCCTCAAGGCCAACGACGACATCGCCGAGCTCGAGGAGACGGGCCACGAGCGCCTCGTGCGGCCGCGTGCGACCGGGAACGAGGAGCAGGCGCGCGCCACCTCCCGCCGTTAG
- a CDS encoding EamA family transporter gives MIGGDVLARMPAWPMAIGAMLGVQLSNALSVGLIDAVGTAGTAWLRMCFGTLLLWLVARPRLSSVRLKDLPALLILGLATGFMSVFFLVAIGRIPLGTAVAIEFLGPLTVAGIAGRRLGALAWPALALVGVVLMTEPWHGEIDLVGVVFALASGACWGLYNVFTQRIGDRFSGISGLSLTIPIAAVFTGIIGLPQVVGGHLSAGVLFAAAGIALLTPVISFGLEMLALRRMNHTAFGTLLAIEPGFGVLVGLVVLGQAPHFVQLGGIALVVLAGAAAQRGSRRGPAPSLDPAVPVSADGG, from the coding sequence GCCCATGGCGATCGGGGCGATGCTCGGGGTCCAGCTCTCCAACGCGCTCTCGGTCGGCCTTATCGACGCCGTGGGCACGGCGGGCACGGCGTGGCTGCGCATGTGCTTCGGCACGCTCCTCCTTTGGCTCGTGGCGCGGCCGCGCCTGTCGTCGGTCCGTCTGAAGGACCTGCCGGCGCTGCTCATCCTCGGACTCGCCACGGGCTTCATGTCGGTGTTCTTCCTGGTCGCGATCGGCCGCATCCCGCTCGGCACCGCGGTGGCCATCGAGTTCCTCGGTCCGCTGACCGTGGCCGGGATCGCCGGCAGACGGCTCGGCGCCCTCGCCTGGCCCGCGCTCGCGCTCGTCGGAGTGGTGCTGATGACCGAGCCGTGGCACGGGGAGATCGACCTCGTCGGCGTCGTCTTCGCTCTCGCCTCCGGGGCCTGCTGGGGGCTCTACAACGTGTTCACCCAGCGCATCGGGGACCGTTTCTCGGGGATCAGCGGGCTGTCGCTCACGATTCCGATCGCCGCGGTGTTCACGGGGATCATCGGTCTCCCCCAGGTGGTCGGCGGCCACCTCAGCGCCGGGGTGCTGTTCGCGGCGGCGGGGATCGCGCTGCTCACGCCGGTGATCTCCTTCGGGCTCGAGATGCTCGCGCTGCGGCGCATGAACCACACGGCCTTCGGCACCCTGCTGGCGATCGAGCCGGGCTTCGGCGTGCTCGTCGGCCTTGTGGTCCTGGGGCAGGCGCCGCACTTCGTGCAGCTCGGCGGCATCGCCCTCGTCGTGCTCGCGGGGGCCGCAGCCCAGCGCGGCAGCCGTCGGGGCCCGGCACCGTCGCTCGATCCCGCCGTCCCGGTCTCCGCGGACGGCGGGTGA